A part of Meleagris gallopavo isolate NT-WF06-2002-E0010 breed Aviagen turkey brand Nicholas breeding stock chromosome 28, Turkey_5.1, whole genome shotgun sequence genomic DNA contains:
- the LOC100549255 gene encoding plasma membrane calcium-transporting ATPase 4 isoform X6, whose translation MTNNVADHHPGNSVAEGNHEGDFGCSVVELRNLMELRSAEAVTRINDSYGGVQTVCKRLKTSPVEGLSGNPTDLEKRRQVFGQNFIPPKKAKTFLQLVWEALQDVTLIILEIAAIISLGLSFYHPPGGDNELCGQSSGGVEDEGEAQAGWIEGAAILFSVIIVVLVTAFNDWSKEKQFRGLQSRIEQEQKFTVIRKGQVIQIPVAEIVVGDIAQIKYGDLLPADGILIQGNDLKIDESSLTGESDQVKKSLDKDPMLLSGTHVMEGSGRMVVTAVGINSQTGIIFTLLGAGEGDEEKKVKKAKTQDGVALEIQPLKSQEGVENEEKEKKKVKVPKKEKSVLQGKLTRLAVQIGKAGLIMSAITVIILVLYFVIDTFGVQRRPWLAECTPIYIQYFVKFFIIGVTVLVVAVPEGLPLAVTISLAYSVKKMMKDNNLVRHLDACETMGNATAICSDKTGTLTMNRMTVVQAYVGDTHYRQIPDPEAILPKILDLIVNGVAINSAYTSKILPPEKEGGLPRQVGNKTECALLGFVLDLKQDYQAVRNEVPEEKLYKVYTFNSVRKSMSTVLKNSDSSFRMYSKGASEIILRKCTKILDKNGDPRVFKVKDRDEMVKKVIEPMACHGLRTICLAFRDFPADTEPDWDSENEILSDLTCIAVVGIEDPVRPEVPDAILKCQRAGITVRMVTGDNINTARAIATKCGILLPGEDFLCLEGKEFNRLIRNEKGEVEQEQLDKIWPKLRVLARSSPTDKHTLVKGIIDSTVGDQRQVVAVTGDGTNDGPALKKADVGFAMGIAGTDVAKEASDIILTDDNFTSIVKAVMWGRNVYDSISKFLQFQLTVNVVAVIVAFTGACITQDSPLKAVQMLWVNLIMDTFASLALATEPPSESLLLRKPYGRNKPLISRTMMKNILGHAVYQLTIIFTLLFVGEKLFDIDSGRNAPLHSPPTEHYTIVFNTFVMMQLFNEINARKIHGERNVFEAIYRNPIFCTVVLGTFAAQIIIVEFGGKPFSCSGLTLSQWFWCIFIGVGELLWGQLICTVPTSHLKFLKEAGHGITKEEIPEEELPEDVDEIDHAEMELRRGQILWFRGLNRIQTQIKVVNAFRSSLYEGLEKPESRSSIHNFMTHPEFILEEDEPRTPFLDSAEDDPETDGLKKRGGGSLGGSSSLNRNNNAVVSDQTEVNFAEPESLFHSLETSV comes from the exons ATGACGAACAACGTGGCTGACCACCACCCCGGGAACTCGGTTGCTGAAGGCAACCATGAGGGGGACTTTGGCTGCTCCGTGGTGGAGCTCAGGAATCTCATGGAGCTGCGGAGTGCCGAGGCGGTCACCCGGATTAACGACTCCTACGGCGGTGTGCAGACTGTCTGCAAGAGGCTGAAGACGTCGCCGGTTGAAG GTCTGTCTGGGAACCCGACTgacctggagaagaggaggcaaGTGTTTGGCCAGAACTTCATTCCTCCCAAGAAAGCCAAGACGTTCCTGCAGTTAGTGTGGGAGGCACTCCAGGACGTCACCCTGATCATCTTGGAAATAGCAGCCATAATCTCCCTGGGGCTGTCGTTCTACCATCCCCCAGGTGGTGACAATGAAC TGTGTGGGCAGTCATCGGGTGGCGTGGAGGACGAGGGTGAGGCGCAGGCCGGCTGGATCGAGGGGGCAGCCATCCTGTTTTCAGTCATCATCGTGGTGCTGGTGACTGCCTTCAATGACTGGAGCAAAGAGAAGCAATTCCGTGGCCTCCAGAGCCGTATCGAACAAGAGCAGAAGTTCACAGTGATCCGCAAAGGGCAGGTGATCCAGATTCCTGTGGCAGAGATCGTGGTGGGAGACATTGCACAAATCAAGTACG GTGACCTCTTGCCAGCAGATGGCATCCTGATCCAAGGGAATGACCTGAAAATAGATGAGAGCTCGCTGACTGGAGAGTCTGACCAAGTCAAAAAATCACTTGATAAAGACCCGATGCTGCTGTCAG GTACCCATGTGATGGAGGGCTCTGGGCGGATGGTGGTGACTGCAGTGGGAATCAACTCCCAGACAGGAATCATCTTCACTCTTCTGGGTGCAGGAGAAGGAGATGAGGAAAAGAAGGTGAAGAAAG CTAAAACTCAAGATGGTGTGGCCTTAGAGATCCAACCCCTGAAGAGCCAGGAAGGGGTGGAAaatgaggagaaggagaagaagaaggtGAAGGTGCCCAAGAAGGAGAAGTCTGTGCTCCAAGGGAAGCTGACGCGCCTGGCAGTCCAGATTGGGAAGGCAG GGCTCATCATGTCGGCCATCACGGTGATCATCTTGGTACTGTACTTTGTCATTGACACCTTTGGGGTGCAGCGTCGGCCCTGGCTGGCAGAGTGCACCCCCATCTATATCCAGTACTTCGTCAAGTTCTTCATCATTGGTGTCACCGTGCTGGTGGTGGCTGTGCCTGAAGGCCTCCCGCTGGCAGTCACCATCTCCCTGGCCTACTCGGTGAAG AAAATGATGAAGGACAACAACCTCGTGAGGCACTTGGATGCTTGTGAGACCATGGGTAATGCCACCGCCATCTGCTCAGACAAGACCGGCACACTCACTATGAACCGAATGACTGTGGTGCAGGCCTACGTGGGGGACACCCACTACCGCCAGATCCCTGACCCTGAAGCCATCCTGCCCAAGATCCTGGACCTCATTGTCAATGGTGTTGCCATCAACTCTGCCTACACATCCAAGATCCTG ccACCAGAGAAGGAAGGGGGGCTACCCCGGCAAGTGGGGAACAAGACAGAGTGTGCCTTGCTGGGCTTCGTGCTGGATCTGAAGCAGGATTACCAGGCTGTGCGGAATGAGGTGCCAGAGGAGAAGCTGTACAAGGTCTACACCTTCAATTCGGTGCGCAAGTCCATGAGCACGGTGCTCAAGAATAGCGACAGCAGCTTCCGCATGTACAGCAAGGGAGCCTCTGAGATCATCCTCCGCAA GTGCACTAAGATCCTGGACAAGAATGGTGACCCCCGGGTGTTCAAAGTGAAGGATCGGGATGAGATGGTGAAGAAGGTGATTGAGCCCATGGCATGCCACGGGCTGCGGACCATCTGCCTGGCCTTCCGTGACTTTCCTGCTGACACTGAGCCTGACTGGGACAGTGAAAATGAGATCCTGTCTGACCTGACCTGCATCGCTGTGGTGGGGATAGAGGACCCAGTGCGGCCAGAG GTGCCAGATGCCATCCTGAAGTGCCAGCGTGCGGGCATCACTGTCCGCATGGTGACTGGGGACAACATCAACACTGCCCGTGCCATTGCCACCAAGTGTGGCATCCTGCTGCCCGGAGAGGACTTCCTGTGCCTGGAAGGGAAGGAGTTCAACCGGCTTATCCGCAATGAGAAGGGCGAG GTGGAACAGGAGCAGCTGGACAAGATCTGGCCCAAGCTGCGTGTGCTGGCCCGCTCGTCCCCTACAGATAAGCACACACTCGTCAAAG GAATTATTGACAGCACTGTTGGTGACCAGCGGCAGGTGGTGGCTGTCACCGGGGATGGGACCAATGATGGCCCAGCTCTGAAGAAAGCTGACGTTGGATTTGCTATG GGCATTGCAGGCACTGATGTTGCAAAGGAGGCTTCAGACATCATCCTGACAGATGACAACTTCACCAGCATCGTCAAGGCGGTGATGTGGGGTCGCAATGTCTATGACAGCATCTCCAAGTTCCTGCAGTTCCAGCTGACAGTTAATGTGGTGGCTGTCATTGTGGCTTTCACGGGCGCCTGCATCACGCAG gattctcccctgaaagCCGTGCAGATGCTGTGGGTGAACCTGATCATGGACACCTTTGCCTCCTTAGCCCTGGCAACGGAGCCCCCATCTGAATCCCTGCTGCTCCGCAAGCCGTATGGCCGCAACAAGCCTCTCATCTCCCGGACCATGATGAAGAACATTCTGGGGCACGCTGTGTACCAGCTGACTATCATTTTCACACTGCTTTTTGTGG GGGAGAAGCTGTTTGACATTGACAGTGGCCGGAACGCCCCGTTGCATTCCCCACCCACCGAGCACTACACCATTGTCTTCAACACCTTTGTCATGATGCAATTATTCAATGAGATCAATGCGCGCAAGATCCATGGGGAGAGGAATGTCTTTGAGGCCATCTACCGCAATCCCATCTTCTGTACAGTGGTGCTGGGGACGTTTGCAGCCCAG ATCATCATTGTGGAATTTGGTGGGAAGCCATTCAGCTGCTCTGGGCTCACCCTGAGCCAGTGGTTCTGGTGTATATTTATTGGAGTGGGAGAGCTCCTCTGGGGCCAG CTGATCTGCACAGTCCCTACCAGCCACCTGAAGTTCCTGAAGGAAGCTGGGCACGGCATCACCAAGGAGGAGATTCCAGAGGAAGAGCTGCCAGAGGACGTGGATGAGATCGACCACGCTGAGATGGAGCTGCGACGTGGGCAGATCCTGTGGTTCAGGGGTCTCAACAGGATACAGACACAG ATCAAGGTGGTGAATGCGTTCCGTAGCTCCTTGTATGAAGGCCTCGAGAAACCTGAGTCCAGAAGCTCCATCCATAATTTCATGACACACCCGGAGTTCATCCTTGAGGAAGATGAGCCTCGAACACCATTCCTTGACAGCGCTGAAGATGACCCCGAGACCGACGGACTCAAAAAGCGAGGTGGGGGCAGCCTGGGTGGATCTTCATCCCTCAATAGAAATAACAACGCAGTGGTCAGTGATCAAACTGAAGTCAACTTTGCGGAGCCTGAAAGCCTCTTTCACAGCTTGGAGACATCGGTTTGA
- the LOC100549255 gene encoding plasma membrane calcium-transporting ATPase 4 isoform X7, producing the protein MTNNVADHHPGNSVAEGNHEGDFGCSVVELRNLMELRSAEAVTRINDSYGGVQTVCKRLKTSPVEGLSGNPTDLEKRRQVFGQNFIPPKKAKTFLQLVWEALQDVTLIILEIAAIISLGLSFYHPPGGDNELCGQSSGGVEDEGEAQAGWIEGAAILFSVIIVVLVTAFNDWSKEKQFRGLQSRIEQEQKFTVIRKGQVIQIPVAEIVVGDIAQIKYGDLLPADGILIQGNDLKIDESSLTGESDQVKKSLDKDPMLLSGTHVMEGSGRMVVTAVGINSQTGIIFTLLGAGEGDEEKKVKKGKKTGAPENRNKAKTQDGVALEIQPLKSQEGVENEEKEKKKVKVPKKEKSVLQGKLTRLAVQIGKAGLIMSAITVIILVLYFVIDTFGVQRRPWLAECTPIYIQYFVKFFIIGVTVLVVAVPEGLPLAVTISLAYSVKKMMKDNNLVRHLDACETMGNATAICSDKTGTLTMNRMTVVQAYVGDTHYRQIPDPEAILPKILDLIVNGVAINSAYTSKILPPEKEGGLPRQVGNKTECALLGFVLDLKQDYQAVRNEVPEEKLYKVYTFNSVRKSMSTVLKNSDSSFRMYSKGASEIILRKCTKILDKNGDPRVFKVKDRDEMVKKVIEPMACHGLRTICLAFRDFPADTEPDWDSENEILSDLTCIAVVGIEDPVRPEVPDAILKCQRAGITVRMVTGDNINTARAIATKCGILLPGEDFLCLEGKEFNRLIRNEKGEVEQEQLDKIWPKLRVLARSSPTDKHTLVKGIIDSTVGDQRQVVAVTGDGTNDGPALKKADVGFAMGIAGTDVAKEASDIILTDDNFTSIVKAVMWGRNVYDSISKFLQFQLTVNVVAVIVAFTGACITQDSPLKAVQMLWVNLIMDTFASLALATEPPSESLLLRKPYGRNKPLISRTMMKNILGHAVYQLTIIFTLLFVGEKLFDIDSGRNAPLHSPPTEHYTIVFNTFVMMQLFNEINARKIHGERNVFEAIYRNPIFCTVVLGTFAAQIIIVEFGGKPFSCSGLTLSQWFWCIFIGVGELLWGQLICTVPTSHLKFLKEAGHGITKEEIPEEELPEDVDEIDHAEMELRRGQILWFRGLNRIQTQMDVVYTFQTGASSLQGALRRQPSIVSQHHDVKNVSSPTHVALSSVNSTPTTSAVAAAASPPAGNQGGECVP; encoded by the exons ATGACGAACAACGTGGCTGACCACCACCCCGGGAACTCGGTTGCTGAAGGCAACCATGAGGGGGACTTTGGCTGCTCCGTGGTGGAGCTCAGGAATCTCATGGAGCTGCGGAGTGCCGAGGCGGTCACCCGGATTAACGACTCCTACGGCGGTGTGCAGACTGTCTGCAAGAGGCTGAAGACGTCGCCGGTTGAAG GTCTGTCTGGGAACCCGACTgacctggagaagaggaggcaaGTGTTTGGCCAGAACTTCATTCCTCCCAAGAAAGCCAAGACGTTCCTGCAGTTAGTGTGGGAGGCACTCCAGGACGTCACCCTGATCATCTTGGAAATAGCAGCCATAATCTCCCTGGGGCTGTCGTTCTACCATCCCCCAGGTGGTGACAATGAAC TGTGTGGGCAGTCATCGGGTGGCGTGGAGGACGAGGGTGAGGCGCAGGCCGGCTGGATCGAGGGGGCAGCCATCCTGTTTTCAGTCATCATCGTGGTGCTGGTGACTGCCTTCAATGACTGGAGCAAAGAGAAGCAATTCCGTGGCCTCCAGAGCCGTATCGAACAAGAGCAGAAGTTCACAGTGATCCGCAAAGGGCAGGTGATCCAGATTCCTGTGGCAGAGATCGTGGTGGGAGACATTGCACAAATCAAGTACG GTGACCTCTTGCCAGCAGATGGCATCCTGATCCAAGGGAATGACCTGAAAATAGATGAGAGCTCGCTGACTGGAGAGTCTGACCAAGTCAAAAAATCACTTGATAAAGACCCGATGCTGCTGTCAG GTACCCATGTGATGGAGGGCTCTGGGCGGATGGTGGTGACTGCAGTGGGAATCAACTCCCAGACAGGAATCATCTTCACTCTTCTGGGTGCAGGAGAAGGAGATGAGGAAAAGAAGGTGAAGAAAG GTAAAAAAACCGGAGCCCCTGAAAATCGCAACAAAG CTAAAACTCAAGATGGTGTGGCCTTAGAGATCCAACCCCTGAAGAGCCAGGAAGGGGTGGAAaatgaggagaaggagaagaagaaggtGAAGGTGCCCAAGAAGGAGAAGTCTGTGCTCCAAGGGAAGCTGACGCGCCTGGCAGTCCAGATTGGGAAGGCAG GGCTCATCATGTCGGCCATCACGGTGATCATCTTGGTACTGTACTTTGTCATTGACACCTTTGGGGTGCAGCGTCGGCCCTGGCTGGCAGAGTGCACCCCCATCTATATCCAGTACTTCGTCAAGTTCTTCATCATTGGTGTCACCGTGCTGGTGGTGGCTGTGCCTGAAGGCCTCCCGCTGGCAGTCACCATCTCCCTGGCCTACTCGGTGAAG AAAATGATGAAGGACAACAACCTCGTGAGGCACTTGGATGCTTGTGAGACCATGGGTAATGCCACCGCCATCTGCTCAGACAAGACCGGCACACTCACTATGAACCGAATGACTGTGGTGCAGGCCTACGTGGGGGACACCCACTACCGCCAGATCCCTGACCCTGAAGCCATCCTGCCCAAGATCCTGGACCTCATTGTCAATGGTGTTGCCATCAACTCTGCCTACACATCCAAGATCCTG ccACCAGAGAAGGAAGGGGGGCTACCCCGGCAAGTGGGGAACAAGACAGAGTGTGCCTTGCTGGGCTTCGTGCTGGATCTGAAGCAGGATTACCAGGCTGTGCGGAATGAGGTGCCAGAGGAGAAGCTGTACAAGGTCTACACCTTCAATTCGGTGCGCAAGTCCATGAGCACGGTGCTCAAGAATAGCGACAGCAGCTTCCGCATGTACAGCAAGGGAGCCTCTGAGATCATCCTCCGCAA GTGCACTAAGATCCTGGACAAGAATGGTGACCCCCGGGTGTTCAAAGTGAAGGATCGGGATGAGATGGTGAAGAAGGTGATTGAGCCCATGGCATGCCACGGGCTGCGGACCATCTGCCTGGCCTTCCGTGACTTTCCTGCTGACACTGAGCCTGACTGGGACAGTGAAAATGAGATCCTGTCTGACCTGACCTGCATCGCTGTGGTGGGGATAGAGGACCCAGTGCGGCCAGAG GTGCCAGATGCCATCCTGAAGTGCCAGCGTGCGGGCATCACTGTCCGCATGGTGACTGGGGACAACATCAACACTGCCCGTGCCATTGCCACCAAGTGTGGCATCCTGCTGCCCGGAGAGGACTTCCTGTGCCTGGAAGGGAAGGAGTTCAACCGGCTTATCCGCAATGAGAAGGGCGAG GTGGAACAGGAGCAGCTGGACAAGATCTGGCCCAAGCTGCGTGTGCTGGCCCGCTCGTCCCCTACAGATAAGCACACACTCGTCAAAG GAATTATTGACAGCACTGTTGGTGACCAGCGGCAGGTGGTGGCTGTCACCGGGGATGGGACCAATGATGGCCCAGCTCTGAAGAAAGCTGACGTTGGATTTGCTATG GGCATTGCAGGCACTGATGTTGCAAAGGAGGCTTCAGACATCATCCTGACAGATGACAACTTCACCAGCATCGTCAAGGCGGTGATGTGGGGTCGCAATGTCTATGACAGCATCTCCAAGTTCCTGCAGTTCCAGCTGACAGTTAATGTGGTGGCTGTCATTGTGGCTTTCACGGGCGCCTGCATCACGCAG gattctcccctgaaagCCGTGCAGATGCTGTGGGTGAACCTGATCATGGACACCTTTGCCTCCTTAGCCCTGGCAACGGAGCCCCCATCTGAATCCCTGCTGCTCCGCAAGCCGTATGGCCGCAACAAGCCTCTCATCTCCCGGACCATGATGAAGAACATTCTGGGGCACGCTGTGTACCAGCTGACTATCATTTTCACACTGCTTTTTGTGG GGGAGAAGCTGTTTGACATTGACAGTGGCCGGAACGCCCCGTTGCATTCCCCACCCACCGAGCACTACACCATTGTCTTCAACACCTTTGTCATGATGCAATTATTCAATGAGATCAATGCGCGCAAGATCCATGGGGAGAGGAATGTCTTTGAGGCCATCTACCGCAATCCCATCTTCTGTACAGTGGTGCTGGGGACGTTTGCAGCCCAG ATCATCATTGTGGAATTTGGTGGGAAGCCATTCAGCTGCTCTGGGCTCACCCTGAGCCAGTGGTTCTGGTGTATATTTATTGGAGTGGGAGAGCTCCTCTGGGGCCAG CTGATCTGCACAGTCCCTACCAGCCACCTGAAGTTCCTGAAGGAAGCTGGGCACGGCATCACCAAGGAGGAGATTCCAGAGGAAGAGCTGCCAGAGGACGTGGATGAGATCGACCACGCTGAGATGGAGCTGCGACGTGGGCAGATCCTGTGGTTCAGGGGTCTCAACAGGATACAGACACAG ATGGACGTAGTTTACACATTCCAGACCGGCGCCTCCTCTTTGCAGGGAGCCCTCAGGAGACAGCCTTCCATCGTGAGCCAGCACCACGatgtaaaaaatgtttctagCCCAACCCATGTAGCTCTTTCCTCCGTCAATTCCACTCCCACCACTTCcgctgttgctgctgctgcatctcctCCTGCGGGCA ATCAAGGTGGTGAATGCGTTCCGTAG